One part of the Acetonema longum DSM 6540 genome encodes these proteins:
- a CDS encoding tetratricopeptide repeat protein: MRKSLLIWTSILFMCFTSISFAEPQEIFAEYTYSVGNNENMSSAEQNAIIQAKRIAMEQAGTYLESYIEVVNNQLTRDEIRSMAAGMMETTILEKRVFTENNAVMIYVRIKAKVDPEKVKTPDVAKATEWFLIGKQYDVQRRYDDAIMAFSKAIELNKSYSKAYVYRGVMYCAKSLYEQGITDFDSAIHYNPTEAIAYYNKGLANELLGRKKEAIASYKLFLTYAVPNDGGRDDTGRIERAKAIVATHQP; this comes from the coding sequence ATGCGGAAATCATTACTCATCTGGACATCCATACTTTTTATGTGCTTTACATCTATCAGTTTTGCTGAGCCCCAAGAAATTTTTGCCGAATACACCTATTCCGTTGGAAACAATGAAAACATGTCCAGCGCCGAACAAAACGCCATTATTCAGGCTAAGCGCATCGCCATGGAGCAGGCTGGTACATATCTCGAATCCTATATCGAAGTGGTGAACAACCAGCTAACCCGGGACGAAATTCGTTCCATGGCTGCCGGCATGATGGAGACTACTATCCTTGAAAAGAGAGTCTTCACCGAAAACAACGCCGTAATGATCTATGTAAGAATCAAAGCTAAGGTTGACCCTGAGAAGGTCAAAACTCCCGATGTTGCAAAGGCAACTGAATGGTTTTTGATCGGAAAGCAGTACGATGTCCAGCGCCGTTACGACGATGCAATTATGGCTTTTTCCAAAGCCATTGAGTTGAACAAGAGTTATTCAAAAGCATATGTTTACCGCGGCGTAATGTATTGCGCAAAGTCGTTATACGAACAGGGGATCACCGATTTCGATTCAGCAATCCATTATAATCCTACTGAGGCAATTGCATATTACAACAAGGGGTTAGCCAATGAACTTCTTGGTAGGAAAAAAGAAGCAATCGCATCATACAAATTGTTTCTAACTTATGCCGTACCCAACGATGGCGGCAGAGATGATACTGGCAGAATTGAAAGAGCTAAGGCAATCGTCGCCACCCATCAACCTTGA
- a CDS encoding collagen-like protein, whose translation MNWRGEWDDSETYVERDAVRYDGSAYYCLENNSAIYPTGDVASEIYWNLIVEKGETGPAGQQGDPGNIGEPGPEGPPGPMGPMGPQGEQGPQGMQGVQGPIGEPGLQGAPGAASPIGLAWQGAWNSTTTYFQNDAVGYEGASYFCLSGNTNMPPSGDESSESYWALLAMYGPQGPQGPKGLQGSQGPAGPQGPQGIQFPPWISGANYTIGEIIFSTKLPSYAYAECVIGGIAYETEPEWPALGEIVTDGAVTWIVKDRRNARKLDTARTISLEGDVTGSVSFDGSGDVVIETSIGQVRQVAPSVAIPIINPVNNSCSAILLLRSARTLKTLTVQSTDNTSLNAGIVPNSEVTLRLYKNDAEQYSFSFSTAEATTDVTAVPYAVGDTFWYKVESAATNIKMLNVYPEFE comes from the coding sequence GTGAATTGGCGCGGCGAGTGGGATGACTCCGAAACATATGTAGAGCGAGATGCTGTACGATACGATGGTTCGGCTTATTATTGCTTAGAAAACAACTCGGCTATCTATCCGACAGGAGATGTAGCTTCAGAAATATATTGGAATCTCATCGTCGAAAAGGGCGAAACCGGTCCGGCTGGTCAACAAGGAGATCCCGGCAATATAGGAGAACCGGGACCGGAAGGACCGCCGGGGCCAATGGGTCCCATGGGACCGCAAGGAGAACAGGGGCCGCAAGGCATGCAAGGAGTTCAAGGACCAATCGGGGAGCCTGGCTTGCAGGGGGCTCCAGGAGCGGCAAGTCCTATCGGCCTTGCGTGGCAGGGTGCGTGGAACTCAACAACAACTTATTTTCAGAACGACGCTGTTGGGTACGAGGGAGCATCGTATTTCTGTTTATCCGGGAACACGAACATGCCTCCTAGTGGCGACGAATCGTCAGAGTCGTATTGGGCACTTCTGGCGATGTATGGTCCACAGGGACCGCAGGGTCCAAAGGGACTACAAGGATCACAGGGACCCGCCGGTCCACAGGGACCGCAGGGTATTCAGTTCCCTCCATGGATTTCAGGGGCAAACTATACCATAGGAGAAATCATTTTCAGCACTAAGCTTCCCAGTTATGCTTATGCCGAATGCGTAATTGGCGGTATTGCTTACGAGACAGAACCGGAATGGCCGGCACTTGGAGAGATAGTAACGGATGGAGCTGTCACGTGGATTGTAAAGGATAGACGAAACGCAAGAAAACTAGATACTGCACGAACAATCTCTCTTGAAGGCGATGTAACTGGAAGTGTCAGTTTCGACGGTAGCGGCGACGTTGTTATAGAGACAAGTATTGGTCAGGTCAGGCAGGTTGCGCCCAGTGTCGCAATACCAATTATCAATCCGGTCAACAATTCCTGTTCTGCAATTCTTTTACTGCGGTCTGCCAGAACGTTAAAAACTTTGACAGTACAATCAACAGATAATACGAGTTTAAATGCAGGCATTGTTCCTAATTCCGAAGTCACATTAAGACTATATAAAAACGATGCCGAACAATACAGCTTTTCGTTTTCGACTGCAGAGGCGACAACTGATGTGACAGCAGTGCCATATGCGGTGGGGGATACCTTCTGGTACAAGGTCGAGAGTGCGGCGACGAACATTAAAATGCTCAATGTCTATCCGGAATTTGAATAG
- a CDS encoding N4-gp56 family major capsid protein — protein sequence MEVDNQTRVPANLVERYWRRVLWETTKKELYWNKFIGEGPNSIITKMTDLKKEAGDRIVVPLLPKLIGPGVTGDDVLEGNEEPLMYQDFSVVVDQIRHATIIKGRFEEQKTQLKMRRDGRDGLSMWLKEKIDYDIFKALSTTASPNRQLSAGSKAENLLTDTDKFTASLISRAKRKAKLAGSPVNVTLTGTVAVQADSYIITGTTTEFTTELKVGDVVTVASQERIIVEVYSDTSAKVHMKWKTASSGNAMGCKRYPGARCNMRPVNVDGQELFVMVIHPWQERDLWADPVWYEAQKYANVRGSKNPIFTGMTGIYDGCVIHSHENINISLSGASGANVAHSLFLGAQACGMAIAQEPEWVEDERDYKNKVGISTGMIWGAEKAKFNGEDFACLKVLTGAAAD from the coding sequence ATGGAAGTTGACAATCAGACCAGGGTACCAGCGAATCTGGTAGAACGCTACTGGAGACGGGTACTTTGGGAAACTACCAAGAAGGAACTGTATTGGAATAAATTCATCGGGGAAGGCCCGAATAGCATCATCACCAAAATGACGGATCTGAAAAAAGAAGCCGGCGACAGAATTGTCGTTCCGCTGCTGCCGAAATTAATCGGTCCCGGCGTCACCGGCGACGATGTCCTGGAAGGCAATGAAGAACCCTTAATGTACCAGGATTTCAGCGTTGTGGTGGATCAGATTCGCCATGCTACGATCATCAAGGGTCGCTTCGAAGAGCAAAAAACCCAACTCAAAATGCGCCGTGATGGACGCGATGGCTTGTCGATGTGGCTGAAAGAAAAGATTGACTATGATATCTTTAAGGCTCTGTCCACGACGGCCAGCCCGAACCGACAATTATCCGCAGGTAGTAAAGCCGAGAACTTGCTCACTGATACTGACAAGTTCACGGCTTCTTTAATTTCCAGGGCAAAACGCAAGGCAAAGCTGGCCGGATCGCCGGTAAATGTAACGTTGACCGGCACTGTTGCTGTGCAAGCTGATTCGTACATTATCACTGGCACAACCACTGAATTTACCACCGAATTAAAGGTGGGCGACGTGGTAACTGTAGCGTCTCAGGAACGTATTATTGTCGAAGTATACAGCGACACTTCGGCAAAAGTGCATATGAAGTGGAAGACGGCGTCTTCCGGCAATGCAATGGGTTGCAAACGCTACCCTGGTGCGCGTTGCAATATGCGCCCTGTAAACGTCGACGGGCAGGAACTGTTTGTCATGGTCATTCATCCGTGGCAGGAACGCGATCTGTGGGCCGATCCGGTCTGGTACGAGGCACAGAAGTATGCTAACGTTCGTGGGAGCAAAAACCCGATCTTTACCGGCATGACAGGGATATATGATGGTTGTGTGATTCATAGTCATGAAAACATCAACATTTCTCTCTCCGGCGCTTCTGGCGCGAACGTCGCCCATTCTCTGTTCTTGGGGGCACAGGCCTGCGGCATGGCAATTGCGCAGGAGCCTGAATGGGTAGAAGATGAAAGAGATTATAAAAACAAAGTTGGTATTTCGACTGGCATGATCTGGGGCGCCGAAAAAGCCAAGTTTAACGGCGAGGACTTCGCCTGCCTCAAGGTGCTGACTGGCGCAGCCGCCGACTAG
- a CDS encoding PhoH family protein, giving the protein MPLPKDHMFFGLGPKLTAKQRQYVDAVFDKKVIVVPSKAGTGKTLLAVAAAKVMERDLVYVFPNVCEDEFGYLPGSLWDKYYQYLGPLFDALDEIRERPMTCVSREDANEDSNSGGWKDGNVWVYPKPHTFLRGRNLKGNKIIMVDEAQNLTKPQLKKIITRVHDDCTVILAGHMGQCDLPDPSKSGFPAYIDFYRTRDYAAVVELTQCFRGVIASEADEV; this is encoded by the coding sequence ATGCCACTACCGAAAGACCATATGTTCTTTGGCCTTGGGCCGAAGCTGACTGCTAAGCAGAGACAATATGTTGATGCGGTTTTTGACAAAAAGGTCATTGTGGTTCCGTCCAAGGCGGGAACGGGGAAGACACTGCTTGCTGTAGCGGCCGCCAAAGTAATGGAGCGGGATCTTGTGTATGTATTCCCCAATGTGTGTGAAGATGAGTTCGGGTATTTGCCGGGTTCGCTGTGGGACAAGTATTATCAATACCTGGGCCCACTGTTTGATGCACTGGATGAAATTCGCGAGAGACCAATGACCTGCGTGTCGCGGGAGGATGCAAACGAAGATAGCAACTCCGGAGGATGGAAAGACGGGAATGTCTGGGTGTACCCAAAGCCGCATACTTTCCTGCGTGGCCGCAACCTCAAGGGGAATAAGATCATCATGGTTGATGAAGCCCAAAACCTTACCAAGCCGCAACTCAAGAAGATTATCACCCGGGTACATGATGACTGCACGGTGATACTGGCCGGTCATATGGGACAGTGTGACCTACCGGACCCGTCAAAGAGCGGCTTCCCCGCTTACATTGATTTTTATCGGACGCGGGATTATGCGGCGGTTGTGGAATTGACGCAGTGCTTCCGGGGTGTGATTGCTTCGGAAGCCGACGAAGTATAA
- a CDS encoding stage V sporulation protein S has protein sequence MSEMIKVAAKSDSNKVAGAIAGMIRDGKSFEIQAVGAGALNQAMKAIAIARGFVAPNGIDLVCVPAFATVEIDAQERTAIRLILKTA, from the coding sequence ATGAGTGAAATGATTAAGGTAGCTGCAAAATCCGATTCTAACAAGGTGGCCGGCGCGATTGCCGGCATGATTCGCGACGGGAAAAGCTTTGAGATCCAGGCAGTAGGCGCAGGAGCATTGAATCAGGCTATGAAAGCTATTGCGATTGCAAGAGGGTTTGTGGCGCCGAATGGAATTGACCTTGTTTGCGTGCCAGCGTTTGCCACGGTGGAGATCGATGCCCAAGAGCGGACGGCGATTCGGCTGATTCTGAAAACAGCATAG